The genomic stretch ACCGATGCCGTGCCCAATACCAATTCGCCTGCTGCTTATATCATGCTGGATGGCCTGTTGCCGGGACAGAACTTCCTGTGGACCCTGGACCTGACCAAGCGCCTGTCCAATAACCTGGAATTGAATATCCAGTATGAGGGCCGCAAGCCGGGTGAGGCCCGCATTGTGCATGTGGGCCGCGCCTCCATCAGGGCCTTGCTGTAAGCGGCTTGCATAGCGGCGCAATCCACTTCTTTATTGGGAACGGATCCCGGGTCAGGATTTTTATCGGATCTGGAACGAACCATATACTTTTTCTCCAGGCATCTGACTGGTTGCTATACCATAAAAAAAGCCCCGGTATAACCGGGGCTCAGAACTACTATAGTAAGTTTTCAGTGGAGATGGATTTAGCTAAATAAACCACCTTTCTTCAGCTGCCGTACACTCTCACCGATCTTGAAGCCATTGTGGTAAACTTCGATCTTGTAGTTGCCGGTTTTGTAAGTGCTGTTTTGTTTCCAGGGAAACTCAACATGCTTTTTCTTACCGGTCTCAATATCTACAGGCATTTTGAAAGTGAAGAATTTGTCGCCTTCTTCACGGGTAGTGAAGCTGCCGGAACCCAGGGCTTCCACTGTTACAGGTTTGCCGTCGGGATCAGTTACAGAAACAAATACTTCAGTGCTGCCGGATTGGGCAATGCGGTTGTCTACGTCAAATGCGATCACCAGTTTGTCTACACGTTTAGCAGTAGAGGTTACTTTTTCACGGCCACCGCTTTTTTCGTTGATGGGCGTAATGGTGATATTGGAAGCATTCAGGGTAGAGGCAACATCCACTTTCTTTTCCAGTTCAACTTTGGCCGTGTTGGTAGTGGCCAGGTCAGTGCTCAGTTGCTCTTTGTCAGCGGTCAGCTGCGTTTTTTCAGTGGTCAGCGTTTGATTCTCAGCTGTCAGCCTGGCTACTTCAGCTTCCAGGTTGGCGATCTTGCCATTCAGCTCAGAGATCTGTCCGGCCAACTCTTTCTTCTCTCTTTCTGTCAGCTTTTGCTGTTTCAGTTTGGCGGAGATGCTGTTCTTCAGCTTGGTGATCTCACTGTTGCGATCGCTCAGTTTGCCTTCCAGCTCATTGTTAAAGCCGGTCAGTGAATCCAGGCGGATCACAGCAGCATCAAAGCTTTTCTGTAATTCAGTCCGGGAAGAATCAACGGCAACGAACTGGGTGTTCAGTTGACCATATTTTTGCTCGGAATTGTTCTTGTCCCACAGGAAATAACCCCAGGTACCCAGGATGGCAACAGCCAGTAAACCAATAATAAGATTTTTAGAGTCCTTTTTCGGAGGCTGACTTTGGGGGTTCGCTGATGGATAATTGGTTGTACTCATAAAGTGTATAGTTTACAAAAGTTTAAAATTTGGTTAAGCTGTAGATCATGTTTTCGATGGGTGTTTAGTCCAAAACCATGCCAGAATTTATAAAACAGGCCCGGAGAAGGGGCGGAAATGAGAATGGAATGTAGTGTGGCATTGGATTTCAGCTGTGTATAATTCCATGTTGGTCAAGGGTTATTTTGGTGTAATATTGCAAAGTTTTTTCAATTTTTATAATAGTATAGGATGTCTGCGGAAAAAATTATAGGCGACTGGAAAAAGAAAAAGTTCAAACCTGTTTACTGGCTGGAAGGGGAGGAAGAGTATTTTATTGATACGGTAGTGGATTATGCCGAATCTTCCATCCTGTCAGAATCAGAAGCCGGTTTCAACCTGCTGGTTTTTTATGGCAAGGATGCCAACTGGGCTGATGTGGTCAATGCCTGCAGACGTTATCCCATGTTTGCGGAACGCCAGGTGGTATTACTGAAGGAAGCACAGCAGATGCGGGACATCGACAAACTGGAGCCTTATATCGATAATCCAATGCCTTCTACCATCCTGGTAGTATCCTATAAAGAAAAAAAGGTAGACGGTCGCAGCAAGCTGGCCAAGATCCTCAAGGAAAAAGGGGAGATGCTGACCACCAAAAAAATGTACGATAACCAGTTGCCCGACTGGACCAATAACCTGGTGCAATCCAAAGGCTTTACTATTTCACAGCGTGCCCTGCTCCTACTGGTTGACCATATTGGTAATGACCTCAGCCGGATCAACAACGAGATCGATAAAATGCTGATCAACCTGGGCGAGCGGAAAAATATCACGGAAGACGATATTGAAAAATATGTAGGCGTCAGCAAGGAATACAATCCTTTTGAGCTGCAGAGCGCCATGGCCGCCAAAGATATTCCCAAGGCCATCCGCATCATCCAGTACTTTGAGGCCAATCCCAAAGCAGCCCCTATCCAGCTCATCCTGCCCACGCTCTATAACCTGTTCAGCAAGACCTATATGATCTTTGGGCAGAATGCCAAAGATGATAAGACCATTGCCGCCAACATTGGTGTTAATGCATTCTTCGTAAAAGATTATGTGGCTACCGCCCGCAACTATGGCTATGGCGGCGTGGAAGCCGCATTGCTGCTCCTGCACCAGTACAACCTGAAAAGTGTAGGGGTGAATGATATGGGCTCTTCTGACGCTTCCCTGCTCAAGGAAATGGTGGTGAAGATGTCTATGAGCTTCTCCTAAAAGCGGCCAGTGCGTTTTCCCGGTCTGATGCCAGCTGTGCTTTCAGTGCGTCCAGTCCACTGAACTTTTGTTCGCCGCGCAGGTATTTTTTTACCTGTACCCGCACCGGACGGCCATAGATATCCGCATCAAAGCCAAAAATATTGACCTCAATTTTCCGGGTCCTGCCATCCACGGTGGGCCTGGTGCCGATATTCATCATCCCCTGGTAGCTGCCAGGAAAACCATCTATAGTTATTTCCACTACATAGACGCCGTTGCCGGGGACCAGTTTTTCTGCTTCGGTGACCTGGATATTGGCGGTGGGGAAACCGATGGTCCTGCCGAGGCGGTCGCCCGGGACCACGATACCGCTGAAAAAGAAATCGTACCCCAGCAGGGCATTGGCCATCGTTATCTGCCCGTTTAGCACAGCCTCCCGGATACGGGTGGAGCTGACGGTATTTTCCTCAATCACCTGGGCCGGGATCTCTTTGAGCTGGAAGCCGAATTCGGCGCTGTATTGTTCCAGCAGCCGGTAATCGCCTTCACGGCCCTGGCCAAAGCGGTGGTCATAACCTATGATGACCGTATGGGGATGGAAACGGCGGACAAGGAAAGAATCTACGTATTCATGGGGTGTCAGCTGCGAGAATTCGGGGGTAAAGGGTACTATGACGAGGTGGTCAATGCCATTCTGCTCCAGCAGGCTGATCTTTTCCGCAATGGTATTGATCAGCAGGATGGGCTGGCGGTTGCCGGCCACCACTTTGCGGGGGTGTGGGTGGAAGGTGACGATCACCGTTTCGCCGCCTATACGGCCTGCTTCCGCCTTCAGCTGCGCCAGGATCTGCTGGTGGCCCAGGTGTACGCCGTCGAACGTGCCGATGGTGATCACTGCCTGCCTGAAGACCGGGATATCCTCCGTGGACTGGTAAACTTTCATATTGCGGGGCGAATTTAGGTCAAATGAGTGAATTCTTTTTTTAGCTTTGCGCCCTATGAGTTTATATTCACAACGTGGCGTCTCCGCACAAAAGGAAGAAGTACATAAAGCAACGGAAAAGCTCGACAAAGGTTTATACCCTTACGCATTCTGCAAGATCTACCCGGATTTCCTGACCGGGGATCAGCAATGGGTCAACCTGATGCATGCCGATGGAGCAGGCACCAAGAGCATCCTGGCCTACCTGTACTGGAAAGAGACCGGCGATCTGTCCGTCTGGAAAGGCATTGCCCAGGACGCTATTGTGATGAACCTGGACGACTTGCTCTGCGTAGGGATCCATGATAACCTCCTGTTCTCCTCCACTATTGACCGCAATAAAAAACTGATCCCCGGCGAGGTCCTGGAAACCATCATCAACGGTACCCAGGAATTCTTTGACGAGGTGAAAAAATACGGGGTAGGCATCCAGTACCTGGGTGGTGAGACCGCCGACGTAGGGGATGTGGTCCGCACCATTGCCGTGAACGGCACCATGGCCGCCCGCTGGCCCAAGGACCAGCTGGTCACCAATGAAAAGATCCAGGCCGGCGATGTGATCGTAGGCTTTGGCAGTGCCGGCCAGGCCAGCTATGAGCAGGCCTATAACAGCGGCATCGCCAGCAACGGCCTTACCAGCGCCCGCCACGATATGTTGAATAAATTCTACGCCGGGCAGTTCCCGGAGACTTTTGAGGCCAGTCTCGCCAGCGAAGTGGTCTATATCGGTCCCTGGAAACTCACGGATAAGGTCCCTGCCGGTCATTACCAGCCCGGTAATATTGGGCAGCCCTCGGCTGCGGACGCGGCCACGCTGACCATCGGCCAGCTGCTGCTGAGCCCTACCAGGACCTATGCCCCCCTGCTCAAGGCCCTGTTTGCCGAACACCTGCCGGCTATCCATGGCCTGATCCATTGCAGTGGCGGCGGGCAGACCAAATGCATGAAATACCTGCCGGGCGAGTTCCGGATCATCAAGGATAACCTGTTTGAACCACCCGTGGTCTTCAGCCTGATCAAAGAAGCCTCGGGGAGCGACTGGCGCGAAATGTACCAGGTCTTCAATATGGGCCATCGCCTGGAAGTCTTTACCGACGAAGCCACAGCGGCTAAGATGATCTCCCTGGGGCAAAGCCTGGGTATCCATGGCCAGATCGTGGGCAGGGTAGAAGCGGCTGATAAAAAGGAGCTGCAGCTGCATGCAGCCGGGGAAATCATCGTTTATTAACCCATTTTATACCCGCTTCCGGCCTGAAACCTGCTTCAAAACAGGCAGTTTCAAGTATTTAAGATTTTTTTAACATCATTTTAATACTAAAAACGGGCACTGGATTTGCAATGGTATAAATGGGTACTATGTAGTCCCAGTGCCGCTCTCGTCAGCAGGATGGCCCCGGTTACGGTCAAACGACCAGTTATCAGGGCCTGGGGAAAACCTTTTTCAGCCTCCATTTTATCCACAGGGGCTATGAGGTTTGGAGTTTGCATGTTATTTTTGCAGACAGTACTGGACGGGATTACGGCATCTTAACAGCTTGTTTACAGGCGTTTTGCAACTTCTCCTAAACTTTCTAAGTCTTATTGATGTTGATTTGATGTACTGTACCCTTTGTTACGGATCAGTAATAATTTTATTTTAATTCAGAGTATGAGACAGCTCAAAATTGCTACCCAGATAACCAATCGCGATTCGCAGGCAGTTGAAAAATATCTTCAGGAGATCTCTAAGATCCCGATGATTACTCCCGAAGAGGAGACTGTACTGGCCCAGCGGATCAAGATGGGAGATCAGAAGGCATTAGACAAATTGGTTCAGGCGAACCTGCGTTTCGTGGTATCTGTGGCTAAGCAGTACCAGCACCAGGGCCTCTCCCTGAGCGACCTTATCAATGAAGGTAACCTGGGTCTGATCAAAGCCGCCCAGCGTTTTGATGAAACGAAAGGCTTTAAATTCATTTCTTACGCTGTATGGTGGATCCGTCAGTCTATCTTACAGGCGCTGGCTGAACAGGGCCGTCTGGTCCGTCTGCCGCAGAATAAGATCGGCACTTACAACAAAGCCAATAAAGCTTATATGGCGTTCGAGCAGGAACATGAGCGCGAACCCAGCACAGAAGAACTGGCCGAGTTACTGGAAATGAGCGAAACCGAGATCAACAATATCTTCCAGAGCAATACCCGTCACACCTCCCTGGATGCACCCGTGCATGAAGCAGAGGACGTAGCCATGGGCGACCTGCTGGAAGGCGGAGATGATACTGATGATGACGTGATGAAGGATTCTCTCCGCAACGAGATCCGCCGCGTGCTGAAATCCCTCAGCCCCCGCGAAGCAGAGATCGTGAATGCTTATTTCGGTCTTGACGGCGAGAACGGCGTGACCATTGAACAGATCGGTCAGAAATATGATCTTACCAAAGAACGTATCCGCCAGATCAAGGAACGCGCCATCAAACGCCTCCAGAAAGCACGTTACAGCAATGCGCTGAAAGCATATTTAGGTTAGTAAGAGTATTTGAATTTGTGAAGCCCCGGCATGGATGGAACCGCCGGGGCTTTTTTGCGGCCTTTTGTCATCAGTATGTCCCTTGTTCACAGGGTTATACACAGTAAACTCACCAGTTTGTCCTGTTGACGCTTTCTTAACCGAAATGCTGTTATTTTTGCCAGATTTCTTTATTACAAACGGATTGATTTTATGGAAAGCGAAAAAGTACACTGTTTAATCATAGGATCGGGCCCCGCAGGTTATACCGCTGCTATCTATGCAGCCAGGGCCAATATGAAACCCATCCTTTACCAGGGCATCCAGCCCGGTGGTCAGCTCACTATCACTACTGAAGTAGAGAACTATCCCGGTTATGCCGATGGCGTACAGGGCCCTGAAATGATGGTCGATTTTGAGAAGCAGGCCACCCGCATGGGCGCCGATATCCGTTTTGGACTGGCTACCAAAGTTGATTTCTCCACCCAGCCCCACAAGGTCTGGATAGATGATGAAAAGCTTATTGAAGCTGATGCCGTGATCATCGCCACCGGCGCTTCCGCCAAATGGCTGGGCCTGGAAAGCGAACAGCGGCTCAACGGTTTTGGCGTGAGCGCCTGCGCTGTTTGTGACGGTTTCTTCTTCCGTAACAAGGAAGTGGCTATCGTTGGCGCCGGCGACACTGCTGCCGAAGAAGCCATGTACCTGTCCAAGCTGGCTACTAATGTACACATGATTGTCCGCCGCGATGAGATGCGCGCCTCCAAGGTGATGCAGGAAAGAGTGCAGCAGGCGCCGAATATCAAACTGTACTGGAACAGCGAGACCGACGAGATCTGCGGTGAGAACAAAGTGGATTCCGTACGCATCCGCAATGTAAAGACGGGCGCTACTGAAACCATTCCTGTCAGTGGTTTCTTTGTGGCCATCGGTCACCAGCCCAATTCTGATGTTTTCAAACCCTGGATAGATATGGATGAGGCCGGTTATATCAAGACCGTCCCCGGTACTTCCAAAACCAATGTGGAAGGCGTATTTGCCGCCGGTGACGTACAGGACAAGATCTACCGCCAGGCAGTAACAGCCGCGGGCAGTGGCTGTATGGCCGCCCTGGACGCCGAGCGCTACCTGTCGGCCAAAGGCGTAGTATAGTTTTATAAGCATTGGTTCAGTGGCTTAGGGGCTTATTGGTTCGTCCCATATGCCTTAGCACACGATAAAATAACATAGGGTTTCTATTTAAATAGCTAATTTGGCCGGCCCTGTTGAAGGGCCTGGCCAAATTTTTTTTATGGTAACTATCGAATTACTGCAGCTCCGCTTCCACGCCTATCATGGTATCTATGAAGGCGAGGACAGAACGGGCAGCCCCTACGAAGTGAATATTAAAGTTGATTATGAGGAAGCTGATACCCAGTTCAGCGACCTGAAGAATACCATCAACTATGTGGAGATCTTTGAGATCGTTAAACAACGCATGATTATTCCCACTCCTTTGCTGGAAAAAGTGGCGGAAGGTATTGTCCGTCGCATCAAACACCAGTACCCCTTTACCACCGGGGTCACCCTTTCCATCTACAAACTGGAGCCGCCCATTGAAGGTTTCCAGGGAAAGATCGGGATCACCCTGCAAAAGCGTTTTGCCAATTAGGAAATGGCCCTTATTTTGCCGGCATGTCCTGCATGATTATCGCCAGATGGGCTCACCCCCTGTTCCTCGTTTGTTTGCTGCTGCCTGCTGCATTGCTGGCACAGGATGTCAATGTCCTGCTGGCCAAAGCCCGGCAGGCCGAGAAGGCTTTCCAGGAAAAGGAGGCCCTCCAGGCGTATCTCCAGGTACTGCAGCAGGAGCCGCGTCACCTGGCAGCCTTATGCAGGACCAGTGAACTGTACAATATCCTGGGAGAACGGCAGGGCGCCAAAGACAAGCAAAAGGAATATTACCGCTCCGCTGAACAATATGCCCGCCAGGCCTTGCAGGCGGACCCCAATAGTGCGGAGGCTAACTTTGTAATGGCCGCCGCTATGGGCCGCCGCGCCCTGATTGAATCCGGGGAAGAAAAGATAAAAGCCGTCAAAGATATCCGGGAATACGCCCTGAAGGCTATAAAGCTTGATCCCAACAGTTATAAAGGCTACCATGTGCTGGGCAAATGGCATTATGAAGTGAGTGATCTCAGCGCCCTGGAACGGTGGCTGGTGAAAGTAGCTTTTAAAGCCCTGCCGCCTGCCAGCCTGGAAGAAGCCATCAGCCATTTTGAACGCAGCAAACAGCTCAACCCGCATTTCCTGCTGAACTATTATGAGCTGGCCCGTTGCCGGGAACGTAACAAGGAAGCCGCAAAAGCCATCAGCCTGCTGGAAGCCATGCTGCAATTACCCAATGCTTCCGCGGGTGATGCATCGCTGAAAGATAAAGCCCGCAGCCTGCTCAAAAGCCTGCAATAGGCAGGCTGGTCAGCATTGATGCCATCCTGCCCGGGCCCACAAGCGGTAGCGCTGCAAGTCCCGCTTCCGGCGCGGGCTGTTAGACAAACCGGTAAAATTATGTATCATTGCACCCGTAAATTATGGTGAAAGCAACCTTCGATATCATCCCCGCGGACCCGGTCCCGGAAGACCTGCATAAGCACCTGCTCCTGATGGAAGTAGGGGAGCAATTATTCAGCTATGTGTTGTACGACCGCCAACAGCAGCTTTTTATCGGGTTCCGTCAGTATAACCTGGACTTCATTCCCGGCAAACCGGCTATGGAAGCCCTGCAGGAAATACTGGCGGGCGATGAACTGCTGCAACAGCCTTTCCGGGAAGCCTGCCTGATCTATCATTTTTCGGACAGCAACCTGCTGCCGGAAAAAATCTTCCATATGGACCTCAACAAGCCGGTGACGGAGCTGGTCTACGGCAACGCCCGCAAGGGACTGTTACTGAGTGAAAAAGTACCGGACTGGAACCTGTATAATGTCTATCGTATTCCCCGGGAAGCACATACCCTGCTGCAACAGAAATTTGCTGCCGGTAAATACTGGCACTACTATACGCTGCTGCTCTCGGGCGTTGATAAGGAAACCCTCAGCGGCGATACCTTTAAAGTGATCATCGCCGCAGACCGCATGGTGGTGCTGGCCTTCAGGGAGCAGGGATTGCTGCTGGCCCAGACCTATGCCTACCATACGCCGGAGGATGTATCCTACCACCTGCTGGCCCTTTGCCAGCAGTTTGGCATTGACCCGGAAAAACTGCAGCTGCAGGTCTCCGGTCTGATCGACGAACAATCGATCCTGTACCAGGAGCTGCTTAAATACTTCAGTGAGCCCGCATGGGACCAGGTCCCCGGCGATGCCCGCCTGGACGAACTGTTCTCGGCCTACCCGGCTCATTATTTTTCACCACTGCTGAAAATGGCCTTATGCGTATAATCGGGGGAGAGCACGGTGGCCGGCGGATCAGCCCGCCCGGTAAAATGCCGCATACCCGGCCCACTACTGATGTGGCCAAGGAAGGACTGTTCAATATCATTGAGAACAACCTGGAGATTGACCAGCTCAAGACCCTGGATATCTTTGGGGGTACCGGCAGCATCAGTTATGAACTGGCTTCCCGCGGCGCCATGGACCTGACCATTGTGGAAAAGGATACGGCCATGTATGAGTTCATCCGCAAGACTTCGGAATCACTGAAGCTGGAGAATTTCAGGGTGGTGAAAATGGAGGTATTCAAATTCCTGGAACTGTGTACGGAGCAGTTCGATTTTATTTTTGCCGGTCCGCCCTATGCACTCAACACCATTGATGAACTGCCCAAAAAGGTCCGGGAAAAGAAGCTGCTCAAACCCAATGGCTGGTTTGTGCTGGAGCATACTCCCCGGAATAACTATGAGCAGTACACGCAGTTTGTGACGGCCCGTAATTATGGGACTACCATCTTCAGCATCTTCGTCAATAAATAAGCGCCTGTCCGGGCGGTTGTAAACTATCCACTATGCAACTATTTGTAACGGGTATTGGCACCGGTGTGGGAAAAACAATGGTATCCGCCATCCTGGCCCGCGCCCTGGACGCCGATTACTGGAAACCGGTACAGGCCGGACTGGAAGGCGGAACGGACAGTGAATGGGTAAAAGCCATGCTGGAAGGGACTGACTGTCAGGTACACCCGGAGTCCTACCGGCTGCAGCTGCCGGCCTCTCCGCATATTGCAGCCCGGCAGGAAGGGATTGAATTATCGATGCAAAAAATTTGTTCGGACATTCCGGTAATAAATCGTAATTTGATCATCGAGGGCGCCGGTGGATTGCTGGTACCGCTGAACAGGTCTTTTTTTATGGCAGACCTTGCGCGGTCAATGCAGGCGAAGCTGGTGCTGGTAAGCCGGAACTATCTCGGCAGCATCAATCACTCCCTGCTCACCGCCCGGGTATGCCGGGAAATGGGATTGCCGGTCATCGGCTGGATCTTCAACGACCAGTACCTCGATTATGAAGAAGAGATTGTCCAGTGGACAGGTATTCCCCGGATAGCTTCCATTCCATTTACCAACAGCAGCAACCCGCAATTTGTAGCAACACAGGCAGCAGCCCTCAAACAGCAGCTGAAAGCCTATTTATGACAAAGAACACCCTACGGAAAGAGTACCTGCAACGCAGGATGGATATGCCCGAAGAAGAGTTTCAGCAGCAGATAGCATTGATGGCATTCAACTTTAAAAAACTGCCCCTGCCGGCGGTTCGTTACCTCCTGTCTTATTTTCCCATGGTCAACCGGCATGAGTTTGATATTGCCGTTTGTGAAGATATTGTCCGGCATGCACATCCCGCTATGCAGCTGGCCCTGCCCAGGGTAGAGACCGAAGGGCATGGCATGGAAGCCTGCCTGGTGGAGAAGGGAGGCCTTTTCCTGAAGAACAGGTTCAATGTGCCGGAACCCGTCAGTGAGATCATTGTACCACCTGCTGATATAGACCTGGTCTTTGTGCCACTGGTGGCCTTTGACAAGCAGGGTTACCGGGTGGGCTATGGCAAAGGCTATTATGACCGCTTCCTGGCCCGCTGCCGGCCGGACCTGCCCAAGGTGGGGTTCTCCTTCTTTGAGGCGGTTGATTCCATCACGGACATCGATCAATTTGATGTACCTTTAGATTTTTGTATCACCCCGTTTCGTATTTATGAATTTTAATGCGCCTCTTTTACGTCCCATACGCATGCTGCTGTTCCCTTTCTCCCTGCTGTATGGTGCAATTGTATGGCTGCGGAACAGGCTGTTTGATAAAGGCGTACTGAAATCCTCCTCCTTCAATATACCCATTATCTGTGTAGGCAATCTCTCCGCCGGCGGTACCGGTAAATCGCCCATGGTGGAGTTCCTGCTGAGATGGCTGCGCAACCGGCAGCCCGCGGCGGTATTGAGCAGGGGATACAAGCGGAAGACCCGGGGCTATGCACTGGCCGGTCCCCAGTCAACGGCATTGGAAATTGGGGACGAACCTATGCAGTTCCACCTCAAATTTCCCGAAGTAACGGTAGCAGTAGGAGAGGAGCGGATAGTGGCCATCCCGCAACTGCTGCATGACAGGCCCGATACCCGGGTGATTGTGCTGGATGATGCTTTCCAGCACCGCTCCGTAAAAGCAGGCTTTAATATCCTGCTGACGGATTATAACAATTTGTTTACCCGCGACTGGTTCCTGCCAACAGGCGACCTGCGCGATGAAAAGGGGAGCGCCAAAAGAGCGGATCTGCTCATTGTGACCAAATGCCCCGCTACCCTGGAACCCACTGAAAAAGAAGCTATCCGTAAAGAGATCAGGCCCCTGCCCGGGCAGCACCTGTTCTTCAGCACCATCCGTTACGGACAGCCCTATCATATCATCAGCCGGGAAACCCGGTCCGTGCAGGAAGGCACGGAAGTGCTGCTGGTGAGCGGTATCGCCAACCCGGACCCCCTCAAAAGGCAACTCCAGGAAACGGCGGCCACCTATTACGAGATCCTGTATAGCGACCACCATATATTCAGTATTGACGACCTGAAAGAGATTGTCAAAAGGTTCCAGCACATTAACGCCCCCGACAAGATCATCCTGACCACCGAAAAAGATGCGGTCAGGCTGATGAAATTTGAACAACAGCTGAAAGAACTGCCTGTTTACGTACTCCCCATTGAGATGCAGTTCCTCTTCGGCGAAGAACCATTATTTACTGATTTAATCACTAATTTCATTGCAGCTTTTAAGTTGCCTGCCTGATGAGTAGTCACTGTACCCGGTGACAATGGAAATGTGGCTTTCATTTTGCAAGAAGCTTAAGGAGTTAAATAGTACTCATGAGCAAAAAACACCAGAAGAAAAACAGAAAAAGAAGTGCCGCTGCACAGAATGCTGTCAAAGGACGGCTGGACATTACCCGTTCGGGAATGGGCTATGTGATAGTGGATGGAAGAGATAACGATGTATTGGTGCGTCCTAACGATTTCAATACCGCCCTCCATGGCGATACAGTCAGGGTCAGCGTTTCCGGCAGCAGCCAGTCCGGCCGCTCGCAGGGAAAAGTGATCCAGGTACTGCAGCGCAAACAAACAGAATTCCTCGGCAAAATAGAACTGGGCAGGAACGTGGCCTTTTTTGTGGCCGACGTAGACAAGCCCATGCCCGATTTTTTTATCCCGCCGGATAAGCTGAACGGGGCCAGTCATAACGACCGGGTGATCGTTCGCCTGGCAGAATGGGAGCCCCATAAAAAGCCCGTGGGAGAAGTGGTCCAGTTAATGACCCCCGGTAATGAGGGCGACCTGGCTATGAAAGAGATCCTGATGGAGAACGGCTTCCCCCTGCTGTTCCCCGAAGCAGTAACAGAAGAAACGGCACGGATCCCCGATACCATCGGCTCGGCCGAAATAGCCGTTCGGAAGGACTGCCGGGATATCCTCACCTTCACCATTGACCCTGTTGACGCCAAAGACTTTGACGACGCCCTTTCATTCCGGGTCCTGAAAAATGGCTATTATGAGATCGGCGTCCATATTGCGGATGTCAGTCATTATGTACAACCCGGCACGGCCCTGGATGATGAGGCCTACAACCGCGCCACTTCCGTATACCTGCCGGACCGCGTGCTGCCCATGCTGCCTGAAAGGATATCCAATGAGCTCTGCTCCCTGCGTCCTAACGAGGATAAGCTCACTTTTGCCGCCATCTTCCAGATGACGCCCAAAGGCGAGATCAAACACCACTGGCTGGGCCGCACCGTGATCCATTCCGATCACCGCTTTGCGTACGAAGAAGTGCAGGAGATCATTGAAAAAGGAGAGGGCCTGTACATGGACGAGATCCTGCTGCTGAACAACCTGGCCCAGAAACTGCGCAAGCAACGGTT from Candidatus Pseudobacter hemicellulosilyticus encodes the following:
- a CDS encoding RsmD family RNA methyltransferase, which produces MRIIGGEHGGRRISPPGKMPHTRPTTDVAKEGLFNIIENNLEIDQLKTLDIFGGTGSISYELASRGAMDLTIVEKDTAMYEFIRKTSESLKLENFRVVKMEVFKFLELCTEQFDFIFAGPPYALNTIDELPKKVREKKLLKPNGWFVLEHTPRNNYEQYTQFVTARNYGTTIFSIFVNK
- the bioD gene encoding dethiobiotin synthase, with the protein product MQLFVTGIGTGVGKTMVSAILARALDADYWKPVQAGLEGGTDSEWVKAMLEGTDCQVHPESYRLQLPASPHIAARQEGIELSMQKICSDIPVINRNLIIEGAGGLLVPLNRSFFMADLARSMQAKLVLVSRNYLGSINHSLLTARVCREMGLPVIGWIFNDQYLDYEEEIVQWTGIPRIASIPFTNSSNPQFVATQAAALKQQLKAYL
- a CDS encoding 5-formyltetrahydrofolate cyclo-ligase, encoding MTKNTLRKEYLQRRMDMPEEEFQQQIALMAFNFKKLPLPAVRYLLSYFPMVNRHEFDIAVCEDIVRHAHPAMQLALPRVETEGHGMEACLVEKGGLFLKNRFNVPEPVSEIIVPPADIDLVFVPLVAFDKQGYRVGYGKGYYDRFLARCRPDLPKVGFSFFEAVDSITDIDQFDVPLDFCITPFRIYEF
- the lpxK gene encoding tetraacyldisaccharide 4'-kinase; this encodes MNFNAPLLRPIRMLLFPFSLLYGAIVWLRNRLFDKGVLKSSSFNIPIICVGNLSAGGTGKSPMVEFLLRWLRNRQPAAVLSRGYKRKTRGYALAGPQSTALEIGDEPMQFHLKFPEVTVAVGEERIVAIPQLLHDRPDTRVIVLDDAFQHRSVKAGFNILLTDYNNLFTRDWFLPTGDLRDEKGSAKRADLLIVTKCPATLEPTEKEAIRKEIRPLPGQHLFFSTIRYGQPYHIISRETRSVQEGTEVLLVSGIANPDPLKRQLQETAATYYEILYSDHHIFSIDDLKEIVKRFQHINAPDKIILTTEKDAVRLMKFEQQLKELPVYVLPIEMQFLFGEEPLFTDLITNFIAAFKLPA